A stretch of Armatimonadota bacterium DNA encodes these proteins:
- a CDS encoding DUF402 domain-containing protein: MPKIQEQKRHINKPDEYFFCDEIYREPGYLVLRYDVTRAGHIGPFEIPAGSVTIAHYRENTSYVLWEMWGPERELLGYCYHICLPPEIGKDHVEYLDLLLDLWFDPDGKLTVLDEDELLQAAIRGDINKEQAELVDCQRKAIEKDHAQIIAGLWRPERI; encoded by the coding sequence ATGCCGAAGATTCAGGAACAGAAACGCCACATCAACAAGCCCGATGAATACTTCTTTTGTGATGAGATTTACCGCGAGCCGGGGTATCTCGTGCTGCGGTATGACGTAACCCGCGCCGGGCATATCGGGCCCTTCGAAATCCCCGCAGGTTCGGTCACCATCGCCCACTATCGCGAAAACACCAGCTATGTCCTCTGGGAGATGTGGGGGCCGGAGCGGGAGCTCCTGGGCTACTGCTACCATATCTGCCTGCCCCCGGAGATCGGCAAGGACCACGTGGAGTACCTCGACCTGCTCCTCGACCTGTGGTTCGATCCGGACGGCAAACTCACGGTGCTGGATGAGGACGAGCTTCTGCAGGCCGCAATACGGGGCGATATCAATAAGGAGCAGGCGGAACTGGTGGACTGCCAGCGCAAGGCGATCGAAAAAGACCACGCGCAGATCATTG